GGATCAGCAGCCGCCGCGGGTGGCGCTGCAGCACCTCGAAGAGCGGCACGCGCACGACCGCCTGCTGCTCCTTCGCGTCGACGAACGCCGGGCTCTCGACGATCTTCAGCCGGATCACGAGACCGACGACCACGAGGACGAAGCTCAGCAGGAACGGGATACGCCAGCCCCAGGCGAGGAAGGCCTCCTCGGACATCGTCGTGAAGGCGTAGAACACGGCGGTGCCGAGCACGAGTCCGCCCGGCACGCCCATCTGCGGCCAAGCCGCGCCGAGCCCGCGCCTGCCCTCACGTGCGTGCTCGACCGCCATCACCACGGCGCCGCCGTACTCGCCGCCGACGGCGAGCCCCTGGATGATCCGCAGCACCACGAGCAGGATCGGCGCCGACACACCGACCGCCGCGTACGTCGGCAGCACGCCGACGAGCATGGTCGCGACGCCCATCCCCACGACGGTGATGACGAGCATCGTCTTGCGGCTGACCCGGTCACCGAAGTGGCCCGCGAGCACCCCGCCCACCGGACGCGCGAGCCAGCCGGTCGCGAACGTCGCGAACGCCAGCAGCGTGCCCGCGGTCGGCGAGAACCCGGGGAAGAAGAGCTTGTTGAGGACGAGCGCGGCGGCGGTGCCGTAGACGAAGAAGTCGTACCACTCCACCGTCGTGCCG
Above is a genomic segment from Streptosporangiales bacterium containing:
- a CDS encoding MFS transporter; this encodes MSRQSRRVAVATLIGTTVEWYDFFVYGTAAALVLNKLFFPGFSPTAGTLLAFATFATGWLARPVGGVLAGHFGDRVSRKTMLVITVVGMGVATMLVGVLPTYAAVGVSAPILLVVLRIIQGLAVGGEYGGAVVMAVEHAREGRRGLGAAWPQMGVPGGLVLGTAVFYAFTTMSEEAFLAWGWRIPFLLSFVLVVVGLVIRLKIVESPAFVDAKEQQAVVRVPLFEVLQRHPRRLLILIAAHIAPNTYFYTFATFILAYATTQLEFSSSTVLVAVSVAALVETFTLPAFALLSDHVGRRPVYIIGLLFLALCAFPFFLLADTGNPVLLFVGIAVCLGVGHSAVYGTQASFFSELFPTSVRYTGLSLGYQVAGALFGGPLPIIATALVAALGGRPWLFAGYMALVALISALAAYLAPETSRLQLDDVRTSSRPDAGTRPAPTT